From the genome of Haloarcula limicola, one region includes:
- a CDS encoding molybdopterin-dependent oxidoreductase, whose protein sequence is MADDILDTRGGRALVSLVAAVAGLAASYALTGYTPAFLASPVERTLARTMPGEVVSLAITELGSVGQQLNLLTALSLTGAVVALAAWAAIVAGDAANNRLLPGVGTAVLTWGLAAALTGELVLAAGPALAAAAVVALAQTVDAYGDGTPISSKRRRVLSTVGVALGASVLGYSVGTRRTPAATAADAPSLPVSDSAREDIETKLALAEARSLDVDGLDSLVSETFYQVDINSIDPDLDADDWSLSVTGAVEEETTVDYDELLSMDSRNQFSTLRCVGDSLNGKKMDTALWTGVPLGRLLDEAGVQSGCECVMLHAEDGYFVEFPIEALRRGLLVYGMNGKLLPRGHGYPVRALVPGHWGEVNTKWVTEIEVLDKKADGYWERRGWEGTGPVKPIAKLHHSEVLDDGRRRLAGHAYAGLRGVSRVEVSTDGGESWTDASLSEPLPSVDVDGNAEDAWRQWVYTYDPPSGAHTAVVRMVTEDGTVQTDEETGPKPTGPSGWVSKEFS, encoded by the coding sequence ATGGCCGACGACATCCTCGACACGCGCGGAGGCCGGGCGCTCGTCTCTCTCGTCGCGGCGGTCGCCGGACTCGCCGCCTCGTACGCGCTCACCGGGTACACGCCGGCGTTTCTCGCCTCGCCGGTCGAGCGGACGCTCGCTCGGACCATGCCGGGCGAAGTCGTCTCGCTCGCCATCACCGAACTCGGGAGCGTCGGCCAGCAACTCAACCTCCTGACCGCCCTCTCGCTCACCGGAGCGGTCGTCGCGCTCGCGGCATGGGCGGCCATCGTCGCCGGCGACGCGGCAAACAATCGGCTGCTCCCCGGCGTGGGGACGGCGGTGCTGACGTGGGGGCTCGCCGCCGCGCTCACGGGCGAACTCGTCCTCGCCGCGGGACCGGCGCTCGCCGCGGCCGCCGTCGTCGCCCTCGCACAGACGGTCGACGCATACGGCGACGGGACGCCGATCTCCTCGAAGCGCCGGCGCGTCCTCTCGACGGTCGGCGTCGCCCTCGGCGCGAGCGTCCTCGGGTACTCAGTGGGAACGCGTCGGACGCCCGCGGCGACGGCCGCCGACGCGCCGTCGCTCCCCGTCTCCGACTCGGCCCGCGAGGACATCGAGACCAAGCTCGCCCTCGCCGAGGCCCGCTCGCTGGACGTCGACGGCCTCGATTCGCTGGTCAGCGAGACGTTCTATCAGGTGGACATCAACTCCATCGACCCCGACCTCGACGCCGACGACTGGTCGCTCTCGGTCACGGGGGCCGTCGAGGAGGAGACGACGGTCGACTACGACGAACTGCTCTCGATGGACTCGCGAAACCAGTTCTCGACGCTGCGCTGTGTCGGAGATTCCCTCAACGGCAAGAAGATGGACACCGCGCTGTGGACCGGCGTGCCCCTCGGTCGTCTGCTCGACGAAGCCGGCGTCCAGAGCGGCTGTGAGTGCGTGATGTTACACGCCGAGGACGGTTACTTCGTGGAGTTCCCCATCGAGGCGCTGCGCCGCGGCCTGCTGGTCTACGGGATGAACGGTAAGCTCCTCCCGCGCGGTCACGGCTACCCGGTTCGCGCGCTCGTCCCGGGCCACTGGGGGGAGGTCAACACGAAGTGGGTCACCGAGATCGAGGTGCTCGATAAGAAAGCCGACGGCTACTGGGAACGCCGGGGCTGGGAGGGCACCGGGCCGGTCAAGCCCATCGCCAAACTCCACCACAGCGAAGTCCTCGACGACGGTCGCCGTCGCCTCGCCGGCCACGCCTACGCCGGACTGCGCGGCGTCTCCCGCGTCGAGGTCTCCACCGACGGCGGCGAGTCGTGGACCGACGCCTCGCTCTCCGAACCGCTGCCCTCCGTCGACGTCGACGGGAATGCCGAGGACGCGTGGCGGCAGTGGGTCTACACGTACGACCCGCCGTCGGGCGCTCACACCGCCGTCGTCCGGATGGTCACCGAGGACGGAACCGTCCAGACCGACGAAGAGACCGGACCGAAGCCGACCGGCCCCTCCGGGTGGGTCTCGAAGGAGTTCTCGTAG
- a CDS encoding DUF7526 family protein — protein sequence MTETIAGEVIHVVPPDELDDYDLDPELASLADSRYVLVCRKGGRPSWLERIAAFLRREAIEPVTLVADVAAEEGEEVTASVRETNIAGVYDVLEFESE from the coding sequence ATGACCGAGACGATCGCGGGCGAGGTCATCCACGTCGTCCCGCCCGACGAACTCGACGACTACGACCTCGACCCCGAACTGGCGTCGCTGGCCGACTCCCGGTACGTCCTCGTCTGTCGCAAGGGCGGCCGCCCGTCGTGGCTCGAACGAATCGCCGCCTTCCTCCGGCGAGAGGCGATCGAACCGGTGACGCTCGTGGCCGACGTCGCCGCCGAGGAGGGCGAAGAAGTCACCGCGAGCGTTCGAGAGACGAATATCGCTGGCGTCTACGACGTACTCGAGTTCGAATCCGAATAG
- a CDS encoding adenosylcobalamin-dependent ribonucleoside-diphosphate reductase, with amino-acid sequence MSDAGHSADELTLPIKRTDGDTLEERLTSNAYHNILPARYLRKDADGELVEEPEDLFERVAQNIALAEAVFEAEKRGVDVTVTPDQLKPDHPRRDELAAEVFGKGTTAEDWEADDEEASEHASGETASSAETTLSVYNVNKFAYETVVPELPDEVRDHVQETADAFQEQMEQLSFMPNSPTLMNAGDELQQLSACFVDSPEDDIDDIHQTAKEAAQVFQSGGGMGYAFWRLRPYGDPVGSTGGIASGPITFMRTYDQMCETIAQGGARRGAQMGVMRVSHPDVIQFIHSKNKDVSLAETLRLNDPDDFTHNSFADALEEARGLIDDEGKVPKHLRNAVEGHLSNFNISVGVTDGFMDALQNGEEFTFTNPRTGEDHVATAETEELYEMFDLGEYVEAGEVLSIPAEKLWERIVEGAHENGEPGVIYLERVNKEHSFDVEEHPDHRILATNPCGEQPLEEYEACNLGHINLSTLAARDAPDWRVWAGEHADEYDSDAEAVAAFLDEAMDWEEFDRRIELGTRFLENVVTMSDFPVEKIEQKVREMRKIGLGIMGLAQLYIQLGVEYGSDEANEVARQLMRHINHGSKRASRDLAEDRGTFEEWDNSKYANPTEYREWFEKQTGEDADDWEDGFPIRNHNTTTIAPTGTTSMIGNTTGGCEPIYNVAYYKNVSDDVQGDEMLVEFDDYFLRALEENGVDVEAVKEEAQEQMANNEFDGVTGLTTVPDAIGELFVTTGDLSAQAHAGVQVACQEGVDSAISKTVNAPNDSTVEDAAEVFEYIYDHGGKGVTYYRDGTRSKQVLTTRAQNAEFADMDTEEIVAQIEEMFGGVEGFLEDEAVQAALDESVEEMLSVADGEQSDFARKQSRPDVLHGVTQRIDTGYGKLYVNINEDPEAKRPFELFANIGNSGGFTASFTEALAKTISTALRSGVDPEEIADELQGIRSPKVAWDKGEQIQSIPDAIGTALRRYLDGEVDKAYPQQVTLEETAEDEEELDGQSASTQTDGGPASAGGAAAAPGPNADAGTETAGDQQELIDAGESPECPDCGSLSLYYSEGCKTCESCGWSEC; translated from the coding sequence ATGAGCGACGCGGGCCATTCCGCCGACGAACTCACGCTTCCGATCAAGCGAACGGACGGAGACACCTTGGAGGAACGACTGACGAGTAACGCCTATCACAACATTCTCCCCGCCCGATATCTGCGGAAGGACGCCGACGGCGAGCTCGTCGAGGAGCCCGAGGACCTCTTCGAACGAGTCGCACAGAACATCGCGCTCGCCGAGGCCGTCTTCGAGGCCGAGAAGCGCGGCGTCGACGTCACCGTCACGCCCGACCAGCTCAAACCCGACCACCCGCGCCGGGACGAACTCGCCGCCGAAGTGTTCGGGAAGGGCACCACCGCAGAGGACTGGGAGGCCGACGACGAGGAGGCCTCCGAACATGCGAGCGGTGAAACCGCGAGCAGCGCCGAGACGACGCTCTCGGTGTACAACGTCAACAAGTTCGCCTACGAGACGGTGGTTCCGGAACTGCCCGACGAGGTACGCGACCACGTCCAGGAGACCGCCGACGCGTTCCAGGAACAGATGGAGCAGCTCTCGTTCATGCCGAACTCGCCGACGCTGATGAACGCCGGCGACGAACTCCAGCAGCTCTCTGCGTGTTTCGTCGACTCGCCCGAGGACGACATCGACGACATCCACCAGACCGCGAAGGAGGCCGCGCAGGTCTTCCAGTCCGGCGGCGGCATGGGCTACGCGTTCTGGCGGCTCCGGCCCTACGGCGACCCCGTCGGCTCGACCGGCGGCATCGCCTCCGGACCGATCACGTTCATGCGGACCTACGACCAGATGTGCGAGACCATCGCGCAGGGCGGTGCCCGCCGCGGCGCGCAGATGGGCGTCATGCGCGTCTCGCATCCGGACGTCATCCAGTTCATCCACTCGAAGAACAAGGACGTCTCGCTGGCCGAGACGCTCCGCCTGAACGACCCGGACGACTTCACGCACAACTCCTTCGCCGACGCGCTCGAAGAGGCCCGCGGCCTCATCGACGACGAGGGCAAGGTTCCGAAGCACCTCCGCAACGCCGTCGAGGGACATCTCTCTAACTTCAACATCTCCGTCGGCGTCACCGACGGCTTCATGGACGCCCTCCAGAACGGCGAGGAGTTCACCTTCACCAACCCGCGGACCGGCGAGGACCACGTCGCCACCGCCGAGACGGAGGAACTGTACGAGATGTTCGACCTCGGCGAGTACGTCGAGGCCGGCGAAGTGCTCTCGATCCCCGCCGAGAAGCTCTGGGAACGCATCGTCGAGGGCGCTCACGAGAACGGCGAACCGGGCGTCATCTACCTCGAACGCGTCAACAAGGAGCACTCCTTCGACGTCGAGGAACACCCCGACCACCGCATCCTCGCGACGAACCCCTGCGGCGAGCAGCCCTTGGAGGAGTACGAGGCCTGCAACCTCGGACACATCAACCTCTCGACGCTCGCGGCGCGGGACGCCCCGGACTGGCGCGTCTGGGCCGGCGAGCACGCCGACGAGTACGACTCCGACGCCGAGGCCGTCGCGGCGTTCCTGGACGAGGCGATGGACTGGGAGGAGTTCGACCGACGCATCGAACTCGGCACCCGCTTCCTCGAGAACGTCGTGACGATGTCGGACTTCCCGGTCGAGAAGATCGAGCAGAAGGTCCGGGAGATGCGCAAGATCGGTCTCGGTATCATGGGCCTCGCGCAGCTGTACATCCAGCTGGGCGTCGAGTACGGCTCCGACGAGGCCAACGAGGTCGCCCGCCAGCTGATGCGGCACATCAACCACGGCTCGAAGCGGGCGTCGCGCGACCTCGCCGAAGACCGCGGCACCTTCGAGGAGTGGGACAACTCGAAGTACGCGAACCCCACGGAGTACCGCGAGTGGTTCGAGAAGCAGACCGGCGAGGACGCAGACGACTGGGAAGACGGCTTCCCCATCCGCAACCACAACACGACGACCATCGCGCCGACCGGCACCACGTCGATGATCGGCAACACCACCGGCGGCTGTGAGCCCATCTACAACGTCGCCTACTACAAGAACGTCTCCGACGACGTCCAGGGCGACGAGATGCTCGTCGAGTTCGACGACTACTTCCTGCGCGCCCTGGAGGAGAACGGCGTCGACGTCGAGGCCGTCAAGGAAGAGGCCCAGGAGCAGATGGCAAACAACGAGTTCGACGGCGTCACCGGACTCACGACCGTTCCGGACGCCATCGGCGAACTGTTCGTCACGACCGGTGACCTCTCCGCGCAGGCCCACGCTGGCGTGCAGGTCGCCTGTCAGGAGGGCGTCGACTCCGCCATCTCGAAGACGGTCAACGCGCCCAACGACTCGACCGTCGAGGACGCCGCCGAGGTGTTCGAGTACATCTACGACCACGGCGGCAAGGGCGTCACCTACTACCGCGACGGCACCCGCTCGAAGCAGGTGCTGACGACCCGCGCGCAGAACGCCGAGTTCGCCGACATGGACACGGAGGAGATCGTCGCCCAGATCGAGGAGATGTTCGGCGGCGTCGAGGGCTTCCTCGAAGACGAGGCCGTGCAGGCGGCGCTCGACGAGTCCGTCGAGGAGATGCTCTCCGTGGCGGACGGCGAGCAGTCCGACTTCGCCCGCAAGCAGAGTCGCCCGGACGTCCTCCACGGCGTCACCCAGCGCATCGACACCGGCTACGGGAAGCTCTACGTCAACATCAACGAGGACCCGGAGGCCAAGCGGCCCTTCGAGCTGTTCGCCAACATCGGCAACTCGGGCGGCTTCACCGCCTCCTTCACCGAGGCGCTCGCGAAGACCATCTCGACGGCGCTCCGCTCGGGCGTGGACCCCGAGGAGATCGCCGACGAACTGCAGGGCATCCGGTCGCCGAAGGTCGCCTGGGACAAGGGCGAGCAGATCCAGTCCATCCCCGACGCCATCGGTACGGCCCTGCGTCGCTACCTCGACGGCGAGGTGGACAAGGCCTACCCGCAGCAGGTCACCTTAGAGGAGACGGCCGAGGACGAGGAGGAACTCGACGGCCAGTCCGCCTCGACCCAGACTGACGGCGGTCCGGCGTCCGCCGGCGGTGCGGCGGCCGCTCCGGGACCGAACGCCGACGCCGGCACCGAGACGGCCGGCGACCAGCAGGAACTCATCGACGCCGGCGAGAGCCCGGAGTGTCCCGACTGCGGGTCGCTCTCGCTGTACTACTCGGAGGGCTGTAAGACCTGCGAGTCCTGTGGCTGGTCCGAGTGCTGA
- the trpG gene encoding anthranilate synthase component II, which yields MSAQDAREPAADESLSQTRVLFIDNFDSFTYNLVEYVSEHATTDVVRNTATLSDVRAFDPDAIVLSPGPGHPENDRDVGVTMDVLREVSPEVPTLGVCLGLEAAVYAYGGTVGRAPDPVHGKAFPIDHDGEGVFAGLEQGFQGGRYHSLVATEVPDEFAVTATTTTEDGTELTMGVRHREYPIEAVQFHPESVLTAVGHDVVRNFLSGI from the coding sequence ATGAGCGCGCAAGACGCGCGGGAGCCGGCGGCGGACGAGTCGCTTTCGCAGACTCGCGTCCTCTTCATCGACAACTTCGACTCGTTCACGTACAACCTCGTCGAGTACGTCTCCGAGCACGCGACGACCGACGTGGTCCGGAACACGGCGACGCTCTCCGACGTGCGGGCGTTCGACCCCGATGCCATCGTGCTCTCGCCGGGGCCGGGTCATCCCGAGAACGACCGCGACGTGGGCGTGACGATGGACGTCCTCCGGGAGGTCAGTCCCGAGGTGCCGACGCTCGGTGTCTGTCTCGGCCTGGAGGCGGCGGTGTACGCTTACGGCGGCACCGTCGGCCGCGCTCCCGACCCCGTTCACGGGAAGGCGTTCCCCATCGACCACGACGGCGAGGGCGTCTTCGCCGGGCTCGAACAGGGCTTTCAGGGTGGACGGTACCACTCGCTCGTGGCGACCGAAGTACCGGACGAATTCGCGGTGACGGCGACGACCACCACCGAGGACGGCACCGAGTTGACCATGGGCGTCCGTCACCGCGAGTATCCGATCGAAGCGGTGCAGTTCCACCCGGAGTCGGTGCTGACCGCGGTGGGTCACGACGTCGTCAGAAACTTCCTCTCGGGAATCTAG
- the trpE gene encoding anthranilate synthase component I, translating to MSLDVSRERFVERAETDRPVVVRAAAQLDADIEPLSAYAALAGRTSDIDASDYTFLLESAEKVASSDPDGAFAPETDDRHARFSFVGYDPRAVVTVTGEESDVEVFDDRYAGLVTTNGGDVIDDLRSVMPDAELRGFPEMDRQHLEGGLVGFLSYDAVYDLWLDEVGLDRPDSRFPDAQFVLTTATLRFDHVEERVDLVFTPVLRADEDAGERYDELLAEVERVEDALADAEPLSTGGFTREAEVAGPQDEYEEAVSRAKEYVLSGDIYQGVISRTRELYGDIDPLGLYEALRAVNPSPYMYLLGYDDLSVVGASPETLVSVAGDRVVSNPIAGTCPRGNSPVEDRRLAGEMLADGKERAEHTMLVDLARNDVRRVAEAGSVRVEEFMNVLKYSHVQHIESTVTGTLAADADAFDAARATFPAGTLSGAPKIRAMEIIDELERSPRGPYGGGVGYFDWGGDTDFAIVIRSATVEHGVSLPDADVGADPTRDRVTVQAGAGIVADSDPESEYVETEQKMDGVLAAVERIERERPPAETGAEVRE from the coding sequence GTGAGCCTCGACGTCTCCCGCGAGCGGTTCGTCGAACGCGCGGAGACCGACCGACCGGTCGTCGTCCGGGCGGCGGCCCAACTCGACGCGGATATCGAACCGCTCTCGGCGTACGCGGCGCTCGCGGGGCGGACCAGCGACATCGACGCGAGCGACTACACGTTCCTGCTGGAGAGCGCCGAGAAGGTCGCCTCCAGCGACCCCGACGGCGCGTTCGCCCCGGAGACCGACGACCGCCACGCCCGTTTTTCCTTCGTGGGCTACGACCCTCGGGCGGTCGTGACGGTGACCGGCGAGGAGAGCGACGTCGAGGTGTTCGACGACCGCTACGCCGGCCTCGTGACGACCAACGGCGGCGACGTCATCGACGACCTCCGGTCGGTCATGCCCGACGCCGAACTGCGCGGGTTCCCCGAGATGGATCGACAGCACCTGGAGGGCGGCCTCGTCGGCTTTCTCTCCTACGACGCCGTCTACGACCTCTGGTTGGACGAGGTGGGCCTCGACCGGCCCGACTCTCGGTTCCCGGACGCCCAGTTCGTCCTGACGACGGCGACGCTCCGGTTCGACCACGTCGAGGAGCGCGTCGACCTCGTCTTCACGCCGGTCCTCAGAGCCGACGAGGACGCGGGCGAGCGCTACGACGAACTCCTTGCCGAGGTCGAACGGGTCGAAGATGCCCTCGCGGACGCCGAGCCGCTCTCGACCGGCGGGTTCACCCGCGAGGCGGAGGTGGCCGGCCCGCAGGACGAGTACGAGGAGGCCGTCTCCCGCGCCAAGGAGTACGTCCTCTCGGGGGACATCTATCAGGGGGTCATCTCCCGCACTCGGGAACTGTACGGCGACATCGATCCGCTCGGACTGTACGAGGCGCTCCGGGCGGTCAACCCCTCGCCGTACATGTATCTGCTCGGCTACGACGACCTGAGCGTCGTCGGCGCGAGCCCGGAGACGCTGGTGTCTGTCGCGGGCGACCGCGTGGTCTCGAACCCCATCGCGGGCACCTGCCCGCGCGGGAACAGCCCCGTCGAGGACCGCCGACTGGCCGGCGAGATGCTCGCCGACGGGAAGGAGCGGGCCGAACACACGATGCTCGTCGACCTAGCGCGCAACGACGTGCGCCGGGTCGCCGAGGCCGGCTCGGTCCGTGTCGAGGAGTTCATGAACGTCCTCAAATACAGCCACGTCCAGCACATCGAGTCGACGGTGACGGGCACGCTCGCCGCGGACGCAGACGCCTTCGACGCCGCCAGAGCGACGTTCCCCGCGGGCACGCTCTCGGGCGCGCCGAAGATCCGCGCCATGGAGATAATCGACGAGCTCGAACGCTCGCCGCGGGGCCCCTACGGCGGCGGCGTCGGCTACTTCGACTGGGGCGGCGACACCGACTTCGCTATCGTCATCCGGTCCGCGACCGTCGAGCACGGCGTCTCGCTGCCCGACGCGGACGTGGGAGCCGACCCGACGCGCGACCGCGTCACGGTGCAAGCCGGGGCGGGCATCGTCGCCGACTCCGATCCCGAGAGCGAGTACGTCGAGACCGAACAGAAGATGGACGGCGTGCTGGCGGCCGTCGAACGCATCGAGCGCGAGCGGCCGCCGGCCGAGACCGGCGCGGAGGTGCGCGAATGA
- a CDS encoding phosphoribosylanthranilate isomerase: MTRAKICGVTTPEDRDAVVAAGADAVGVIHGVPVETPREIDADTAAALVDGVPPFVTSVLVTMPTAVEEAVDRIDAVSPDVVQVHGGLAPAEVGALAERVTQRVVAAVDPESDDLADYAAHADALLVDSVDADGAGGTGETHDWERTRELVASLDVPVILAGGLTPENVAEAVGTVRPFAVDVASGVESGGGAKDHDAVERFVANATAPDAEVPA, translated from the coding sequence ATGACGCGAGCGAAAATTTGTGGCGTAACGACTCCGGAAGACCGCGACGCCGTCGTCGCGGCGGGGGCCGACGCGGTCGGCGTCATCCACGGCGTTCCCGTCGAAACACCCCGAGAGATCGACGCGGACACCGCCGCGGCCCTCGTCGACGGAGTTCCGCCCTTCGTGACGAGCGTCCTGGTGACGATGCCGACGGCGGTCGAGGAGGCCGTCGACCGCATCGACGCGGTCTCGCCGGACGTCGTGCAGGTCCACGGCGGTCTCGCGCCGGCGGAAGTCGGCGCGCTCGCCGAGCGCGTCACCCAGCGAGTCGTCGCCGCCGTCGACCCCGAGTCCGACGACCTCGCCGACTACGCCGCTCACGCCGACGCGTTGCTGGTCGATTCGGTCGACGCCGACGGGGCCGGCGGCACCGGCGAGACCCACGACTGGGAGCGGACGCGCGAGCTCGTGGCCTCGCTCGACGTGCCCGTGATCCTCGCGGGCGGGCTCACCCCCGAGAACGTCGCCGAGGCCGTCGGGACGGTGCGGCCGTTCGCCGTCGACGTGGCGAGCGGCGTGGAGAGCGGCGGCGGGGCGAAAGACCACGACGCCGTCGAGCGCTTCGTCGCGAACGCGACCGCTCCCGACGCGGAGGTCCCGGCGTGA
- the trpD gene encoding anthranilate phosphoribosyltransferase: MKEYIERVTDGEDLTQAEAREVATRVFEGATDAQIGALLTALRAKGETEGEVAGFAQGMRDAARTIEPDREGLVDTCGTGGDDYDTINVSTTSAIVAAGAGVPIAKHGNYSVSSPSGSADVLEVVGVDVEAEPRDVEQTIEEKDIGFMLAPVFHPAMKAVIGPRQELGIRTIFNILGPLTNPAGAEAQVLGVYDPDLVPIMAEALARLDVERALVVHGDGLDEIGIHGRTTIAEVDGDSISEYSITPEDIGLETRDIGRISGGSPEENAADLRGIVEGDVTGAKREIILANAGAAIYVAGVAETHTEGVDLAREAIDSGDAAAKLSDLIGA, translated from the coding sequence ATGAAGGAGTACATCGAGCGCGTTACCGACGGCGAGGACTTGACACAGGCGGAGGCACGCGAGGTCGCGACGCGGGTCTTCGAGGGCGCGACGGACGCCCAGATCGGGGCGTTGCTGACCGCGCTCCGGGCGAAAGGCGAGACCGAGGGCGAAGTCGCCGGGTTCGCCCAGGGGATGCGCGACGCCGCCCGGACCATCGAGCCCGACCGGGAGGGGCTCGTCGACACCTGCGGGACCGGCGGCGACGACTACGACACGATCAACGTCTCGACGACGAGCGCCATCGTCGCCGCGGGCGCGGGCGTCCCCATCGCCAAGCACGGCAACTACTCGGTGTCCTCTCCGTCGGGCAGCGCCGACGTACTGGAAGTCGTCGGCGTCGACGTCGAGGCGGAACCGAGAGACGTCGAGCAGACCATCGAGGAGAAGGACATCGGCTTCATGCTCGCGCCGGTTTTCCACCCGGCGATGAAGGCCGTCATCGGCCCGCGACAGGAACTCGGGATCCGGACCATCTTCAACATTCTCGGGCCGCTGACGAACCCCGCGGGAGCCGAAGCGCAGGTGCTGGGCGTCTACGACCCCGACCTCGTCCCGATCATGGCCGAGGCGCTGGCCCGCCTCGACGTCGAGCGCGCGCTGGTCGTCCACGGCGACGGCTTAGACGAGATCGGCATCCACGGCAGGACGACCATCGCCGAGGTCGACGGCGACTCGATCTCCGAGTACAGCATCACGCCGGAGGACATCGGACTCGAGACCCGCGACATCGGGCGTATCTCCGGCGGGTCCCCCGAGGAGAACGCGGCGGACCTGCGAGGCATCGTCGAGGGCGACGTGACGGGAGCGAAACGCGAGATCATCCTCGCCAACGCCGGCGCGGCCATCTACGTCGCCGGCGTCGCGGAGACCCACACCGAGGGCGTCGACCTCGCCAGAGAGGCCATCGACTCGGGCGACGCCGCCGCGAAGCTCTCGGACCTGATCGGGGCATGA
- a CDS encoding DUF3267 domain-containing protein, whose translation MPSSEFDPADTLRPATPDGYQEPRSFRYPFVVLLGLVLVIVPVSALLFGSLLWYAQGSALEAVFAFEETATSISLTVSSGAVLLASVGAVGLVTILHELVHGLVYRYFDYTVSYGVAPQLGAFYAAAFHQYQARNHNIVVGIAPLVVLTLIFCPLLFVPQPVVAVAACIALVFNTAGAAGDVYLVTRLLRLPAGSLLYDSDIRHSYIYYPES comes from the coding sequence ATGCCCTCAAGTGAGTTCGACCCCGCCGATACCCTCCGGCCAGCGACGCCCGACGGCTATCAGGAGCCCCGATCGTTCCGCTATCCGTTCGTGGTTCTCCTCGGCCTGGTACTCGTAATCGTGCCGGTCTCGGCCCTGCTGTTCGGGAGCCTGCTCTGGTACGCCCAGGGGAGCGCCCTCGAAGCAGTGTTCGCGTTCGAAGAGACTGCCACCAGTATCTCGCTCACGGTCTCCTCGGGGGCGGTGTTACTCGCGTCGGTCGGCGCTGTCGGACTCGTAACTATCCTCCACGAACTTGTCCACGGACTCGTCTATCGGTACTTCGACTACACGGTCTCGTACGGCGTCGCCCCGCAGCTCGGTGCCTTCTACGCCGCGGCCTTCCATCAGTACCAGGCTCGGAATCACAATATCGTCGTCGGCATCGCGCCGCTCGTCGTCCTCACGCTGATCTTCTGCCCGCTGCTGTTCGTCCCCCAGCCGGTCGTCGCGGTCGCCGCGTGCATCGCGCTGGTGTTCAATACCGCCGGTGCGGCCGGTGACGTCTACCTCGTTACCCGGTTGCTCCGGCTGCCCGCGGGGTCGCTACTGTACGATAGCGACATCCGTCACAGCTACATATACTATCCCGAGAGCTAA
- a CDS encoding HTH domain-containing protein translates to MTEDTPAPRIELYVRSLLPDGAHERQEAVIDQLDRLEREDEIAGYNVVVWGKQVAAESAAANTEEGKYILNRVAEFKQWALSNNVSLESFYQNSETDSEVTDDAYDTMVLPVMGLAEYHEGELAHVAPCTKGDVVHTIVDRLERLEEGEPSALEQTATDVSIV, encoded by the coding sequence ATGACCGAGGACACTCCCGCGCCCCGAATCGAACTGTACGTCCGGTCGCTCCTCCCCGACGGTGCCCACGAACGGCAGGAGGCCGTCATCGACCAACTCGACCGCCTCGAACGCGAGGACGAGATCGCCGGCTACAACGTCGTCGTCTGGGGCAAGCAGGTCGCCGCCGAGTCCGCCGCGGCCAACACCGAGGAGGGGAAGTACATCCTCAACCGCGTCGCCGAGTTCAAGCAGTGGGCGCTCTCGAACAACGTCTCACTGGAGTCGTTCTACCAGAACAGCGAGACCGACTCCGAAGTCACCGACGACGCCTACGACACGATGGTCCTGCCGGTCATGGGTCTCGCCGAATACCACGAGGGCGAACTCGCCCACGTCGCCCCGTGTACGAAAGGCGACGTCGTCCACACTATCGTGGACCGACTGGAGCGACTGGAAGAAGGCGAACCGTCCGCGCTCGAACAGACCGCGACGGACGTCAGTATCGTCTGA
- a CDS encoding lycopene cyclase domain-containing protein, with protein sequence MLPNIGVFGRFTYFVTEVVFGSAALGLLWRADALRSAARTIAVLYPVAYAWDWYTLKVGVFDIKLRTGVDVLGIPIEEHIFMVVVPAFVLGIHETLRNRD encoded by the coding sequence ATGCTTCCTAACATCGGCGTGTTCGGTCGCTTCACCTACTTCGTGACCGAGGTGGTGTTCGGGTCCGCCGCGCTGGGGTTGCTGTGGCGGGCCGACGCGCTTCGCTCCGCCGCTCGGACCATCGCCGTCCTCTACCCCGTCGCGTACGCGTGGGACTGGTACACGCTGAAAGTCGGCGTCTTCGACATCAAGCTTCGTACCGGCGTCGACGTGCTGGGAATCCCCATCGAGGAGCACATCTTCATGGTGGTGGTCCCCGCGTTCGTGCTGGGGATCCACGAGACTCTGCGAAACCGTGACTGA